TGCACTATGATCGAGAGATGAAAAGGGGCCCTTTTGGCCCCTTACTGATATGCAATCCATATCGTGTCTAGGCTTACGGTTTGTGCCCTCAGGCGAGCACGAACTCTTCCGCTTTATAGCCCTGAAGAAACAGCAGGCCCGTCAGGTCGCCATGGTTGATGACAAACTCTGCTTGCGCGGCAACCTTAGGCTTGGCGTGAAGCGCAACACCGGCACCTGCAGCCATGATCATCGGCAGGTCGTTTGCTCCGTCTCCTACGGCCATGGTCTGTGCTGCGGTCAGCTGATGTTCTTTGATGAGCGCATGAAGTCGGGCAAGTTTGGCATCTTTGCCAAGAATCGGCATGCCGACTTCGCCGGTGAGCCTGCCGTTTTCCTCGATCAGCAAGTTGGCCTTGTCTTCGTCAAAACCGAGCATCTCGCGTACACGCGATGTGAAATGGGTAAAGCCGCCAGACACCAGAGCGCAATAGGCGCCGTTTGCCTTCATGGTGTGGATGAGCGCCTTGCCGCCGGGGGTAAAGGTTATGCGTTCGGCAAAGAGCTTGTCGACGATGGTAAGGCTCAGTCCCTTGAGCAGTCCGACGCGCTCTTTGAGGGCCGGTTCAAACTCGATCTCACCGCGCATTGCGCGCGCAGTGATATCAGAAACCTTCTCTTTCAATCCCACCTCGTCAGCCAGCTCGTCAATGCATTCCTGCTGGATC
This window of the uncultured Cohaesibacter sp. genome carries:
- the serB gene encoding phosphoserine phosphatase SerB encodes the protein MSFTLTLISAPADPAVSADLAAEVQSVINVDTDFTWLMEGVACDFVIPHHPDFANLRAELNAKFADTPVDLVFQPSEVRRKKLLLADMDSTMIQQECIDELADEVGLKEKVSDITARAMRGEIEFEPALKERVGLLKGLSLTIVDKLFAERITFTPGGKALIHTMKANGAYCALVSGGFTHFTSRVREMLGFDEDKANLLIEENGRLTGEVGMPILGKDAKLARLHALIKEHQLTAAQTMAVGDGANDLPMIMAAGAGVALHAKPKVAAQAEFVINHGDLTGLLFLQGYKAEEFVLA